The genomic segment TCCGATGCCAGCACCCTAAACCAACTCCTTCCATGATGTCGCCGTTTGTTTTTACGTTAAAAGGGGAAATCGATTGCTTGCATTATACGCTTTTTATCCTCTTTTGGACATCGCATAATGAAGACATCGATCAAACGCGCTGGCATTGCGAAAAAGCAGGCGGCGGGAATAGGGGAGGCGCACGACTATGCTGGATATTCAATACACGCTCGAAAAGCTTGCTGAATACCGGGAGCTCGGGCATCGGGAAGAAGCGGCAGGCTTCGATGAGGCCAGGTTAGGAGGCAGCGGCCGGAAGCGGGTTCGCTATTCATTTCTGACGATGCTCTCCTCGCTGATCGGAAGATAAGGCAGCCCGCCGGGGCTGCTTTCTTTGATTGCGCCGGGCGTCGGGAGTGCGCTTGCGTTATAATGAAGGAACACATGCACAGCGAGACGCGACGCTTCTGCCAGCGCTCCGACACAAGAAAAGAGGAAACCTTTACGATGATCGCATCACCCAAACCGATCTCTGCGTCCAGGTCCGTGCTGACCGAGATGCTGTTCCCAGGCGATACGAATTACCACGGTACGATGTTCGGCGGCACGCTCATGCAATATATCGATAAAATAGCGACGATCGCGGCAATGAGGCATTGCCATATGCCTGTCGTGACGGTGTCTCAGGACAGCCTCGACTTCCTGTCGCCTATTCGCGTAGGCGAAGCGTTCGAGCTCGAGGCGTGCGTGACCTGGACGCATCGCAGCTCGATGGAGATTTACTGCGTCGTTCGCGCGGAGGATTTGTTCACGGGCGAGCGGAGACTGACGGTCACGGCGTTCAGCACGTTCGTCGCGCTCGGGGAGGACGGCAAGTCCGCGCCGGTGCCCGGCGTCTATCCCGAGACCGAGGAGGAGCGATTGCTCCACGAGAGCGCCCGAACCCGCTACGAGCAGCGACAGCTGCGTCGGAGCCAGCGTTACTCGTCGACAGATGGACGGGACAAATGATACAATCGGGGAACAACGTTACAATGAAAAGGTGAGACGTCTCTTGCGTAATTATTTGGATCTGTTACAGGATATTTTGGACCGAGGCACGGAGAAGGGGGATCGTACGGGCACCGGCACGATCAGCGTATTCGGCAGGCAGCTCAGGTTCGATCTGCAGGAAGGCTTCCCCCTCGTCACGACCAAGCGGATCCATTTGAAAAGCGTCGTACACGAGCTGCTCTGGTTCCTGAGCGGCGATACCAACATTCGTTATCTCAAGGAAAACGGCGTTTCTATCTGGGACGAATGGGCTGACGAGAACGGCGACCTTGGTCCGGTCTACGGCTCGCAATGGCGTGCATGGGAGACGCCCGACGGACGTACGATCGACCAGATCGCGCAGGTCGTGGAGTCCATCAAGCATAACCCTGAATCGCGCCGCCATCTGGTCAGCGCCTGGAACGTCGCCGAGATTGACCGCATGAAGCTGCCGCCGTGCCACTTCGTCTTTCAATTTTACGTAGCGGAAGGAAAGCTCTCGTGCATGCTGACGATGCGCTCCGTCGATACGTTCCTCGGATTGCCGTTTAACATCGCCTCGTACGCGCTGCTCACCCACATGGTGGCGCAGCAATGCGGCCTCGAAGTCGGCGAGTTCATCTGGTCGGGCGGGGATGTCCATATTTACGCCAATCACCTCGAGCAGGTGAAGCTGCAGCTCACGCGAGAGCCGCTGCCGCTGCCCAAGCTCGTCATCCGCAGCAAGCCCGACTCGATTTTCGATTACAAATTCGAGGATTTCGAATTTGAGGGCTACGAGCATCACCCGGCAATCAAGGCGCCTGTAGCGATTTAAGCTCGGCGCATCCTGCCCGCGATTTGTCGAAAAACAGTCGTTTTTTGGTTGATAGTCGCCGCGGAGCATCGTATGTTATGATAGTTACACAAATGAACGATAGCAGGGAGGCGATGGCGCATGTCCGTCACGTTAATTGCCGCCGTCGCGAAGAACGGCGTCATCGGGGCGGATAACGCCCTGCCTTGGCGTCTGAAGGACGAGATGGCCTATTTCAAGGCCCAGACGATGGGTAAGCCCGTACTGATGGGGAGCAAGACGTTCCGTTCGCTGCCCAAGCCGCTGGCCGGCCGTACCAATGTCATTTTGTCCAAAACGATGACCGAAGCGCCGGAAGACTGCGTCATTGTCCGATCCGTCGCGGAAGCGCTCGAACGCTATGGCGCCGACGAGTTGATGGTTGCCGGCGGCGCCGACGTTTACGCGCAGCTGCTGCCCTATGCGGACCGGCTGCTGCTCTCGGAGCTGTCGGAGGATGTGGACGGCGATGCCGTATTTCCGACCTTCGACCGCTCGGACTGGATTGTTGCATCCAGCGCGTCACAAGCGGCCAACGAACGTAATCCGATCGCTTTTAAGATGGTCGTCTACGAGCGCCGCGCAGCGGAAAGTGCAAACAATAGAGGGGATAATCCATTCTGATGACAAGGATCGTCAGGTAAGATGGTCTATCATATATAACGGTGTCCGACCCGGCGGGATGATCCGGTCAGACACGCGAATTACCGACAGATGGAGGAAATGGGATGTCGACGCCTACGGGATTTATGGAATATCAACGCGAGCTGCCAAGCGATCGCGACCCCCTTGAACGGATCAAGGACTGGAACGAGTTCCACCGCATGTTCTCCGAGGAACAGCTGCGCACCCAGGGGGCGCGCTGCATGGACTGCGGCACGCCTTACTGCCATACCGGGATGGAGTTGTCCGGCGGCGCATCGGGCTGCCCGGTCAACAATTTGATACCCGAATGGAACAACCTGATCTACCGCGGACTGTGGAGAGAGGCTTACGAGCGTCTGGCCAAGACGAACAACTTCCCCGAGTTCACGGGCCGCGTCTGTCCCGCGCCTTGCGAAGGTTCCTGTACCGTCGGTCTTATCGGCGATCCGGTAACGATCAAGACGATCGAGCAAGCGATCATCGACCGTGCCTTCGAAGAGGGCTGGGTGGTGCCCCAGCCTCCGAAGCAGCGTACGGGCAAGCGCGTCGCTGTCGTCGGTTCCGGACCGGCAGGTCTGGCTGCAGCCGCTCAGCTTAACAAGGCCGGACACAGCGTGACGGTATTCGAGCGTGCGGACCGCCCGGGCGGCCTGCTCACCTACGGCATCCCGACTATGAAGCTCGAGAAGCATATCGTCCAGCGCCGCGTCGATCTGCTCGCCGAAGAGGGCATTCAATTCGTTACCAACACTGAGATCGGCAAGGACATTTCCGCCAAGCAGCTGGCGGAAGAGTACGATTCGATCATCCTGTGCGGCGGAGCGACGAAGGCGCGCGGGCTCGGTCCGGTCGAAGGCGCGAACCTCAAGGGAATCCATCAGGCGATGGATTACTTGAACGGCACGATCAAGAGCTATCTCGACTCCAATCTCGAGGACGGCAATTACATTTCGGGCAAGGACAAGCATGTCATCGTCATCGGCGGCGGCGACACGGGTACGGACTGCGTCGCTACCGCGCTGCGTCACGGCTGCACGAGCGTCTCCCAGTTCGGCACGCACGCCAAGGCGCCGCTCACGCGCGACCAGATCAACAACCCTTGGCCGGAATACCCGAACGTGTACACGCTCGATTATGCGCATGAAGAGGCGAAGGTTCTGTACGGCGAAGACCCTCGCGCATTCTCGGTGCTGACAAAGAAGTTCGTCGGCGACGAAGACGGCAACGTCAAAGAACTCCACACCGTGCAAATCCGCCGGTATATCGACGAGTCGGGCCGCAAAGTATACGAGGAGATTCCCGGTACGGAGAAGGTATGGCCGGCCGATCTCGTTCTCGTTGCCGTCGGCTTCGAAGGACCGGAATCGACCCTTATCGAACAGCTTGGCCTGGAGACGGACCGCAGAACGAACGTAAAGGCCGCTTACGGCAAGTATAAGACGAGCGTCGACAAAGTGTTCGCCGCCGGCGACATGCGCCGCGGCCAGAGTCTTATCGTAT from the Cohnella hashimotonis genome contains:
- a CDS encoding acyl-CoA thioesterase, which codes for MIASPKPISASRSVLTEMLFPGDTNYHGTMFGGTLMQYIDKIATIAAMRHCHMPVVTVSQDSLDFLSPIRVGEAFELEACVTWTHRSSMEIYCVVRAEDLFTGERRLTVTAFSTFVALGEDGKSAPVPGVYPETEEERLLHESARTRYEQRQLRRSQRYSSTDGRDK
- a CDS encoding dihydrofolate reductase translates to MSVTLIAAVAKNGVIGADNALPWRLKDEMAYFKAQTMGKPVLMGSKTFRSLPKPLAGRTNVILSKTMTEAPEDCVIVRSVAEALERYGADELMVAGGADVYAQLLPYADRLLLSELSEDVDGDAVFPTFDRSDWIVASSASQAANERNPIAFKMVVYERRAAESANNRGDNPF
- a CDS encoding glutamate synthase subunit beta, with protein sequence MSTPTGFMEYQRELPSDRDPLERIKDWNEFHRMFSEEQLRTQGARCMDCGTPYCHTGMELSGGASGCPVNNLIPEWNNLIYRGLWREAYERLAKTNNFPEFTGRVCPAPCEGSCTVGLIGDPVTIKTIEQAIIDRAFEEGWVVPQPPKQRTGKRVAVVGSGPAGLAAAAQLNKAGHSVTVFERADRPGGLLTYGIPTMKLEKHIVQRRVDLLAEEGIQFVTNTEIGKDISAKQLAEEYDSIILCGGATKARGLGPVEGANLKGIHQAMDYLNGTIKSYLDSNLEDGNYISGKDKHVIVIGGGDTGTDCVATALRHGCTSVSQFGTHAKAPLTRDQINNPWPEYPNVYTLDYAHEEAKVLYGEDPRAFSVLTKKFVGDEDGNVKELHTVQIRRYIDESGRKVYEEIPGTEKVWPADLVLVAVGFEGPESTLIEQLGLETDRRTNVKAAYGKYKTSVDKVFAAGDMRRGQSLIVWAINEGREAAREVDRYLMGSTMLP
- the thyA gene encoding thymidylate synthase, which encodes MRNYLDLLQDILDRGTEKGDRTGTGTISVFGRQLRFDLQEGFPLVTTKRIHLKSVVHELLWFLSGDTNIRYLKENGVSIWDEWADENGDLGPVYGSQWRAWETPDGRTIDQIAQVVESIKHNPESRRHLVSAWNVAEIDRMKLPPCHFVFQFYVAEGKLSCMLTMRSVDTFLGLPFNIASYALLTHMVAQQCGLEVGEFIWSGGDVHIYANHLEQVKLQLTREPLPLPKLVIRSKPDSIFDYKFEDFEFEGYEHHPAIKAPVAI